One Telluria mixta DNA window includes the following coding sequences:
- a CDS encoding pilus assembly protein TadG-related protein — MATSTFSRRKCRAGRRGFERMGRESGAIAIMLAGALIMMCAFCGLALELSQVYNRRMELQTVADTAAVAAAYELDGTAAGITRAGQKASARFTASPPSQLTYQYGKQTMAWTDTAIEFGTSPNGPWVPYASAVAKASPNGLLYVKVDTGNLDTTYGAVDTMLMRVVSTSLATVNVSARAVAGRVGIGVTPLGICTMRPEASRNRSGELEEYGFRRGVAYDLMQLNSQGTSAGLTYLINPLSGPGAGGAATSDIATVAPFVCTGTLGIARVTGGALSVSTPFPLSDLYLHLNSRFDSYSTAVTAPCTPDSAPPDTNVKAYTANTITWMAAAPSGQAAALSTVDGKRWTVAGPDPTPSGTTAGQFGVLWSYAKAVNYAASPPSGGYTTFSTTNWNTLYNPGRPTASSYPSSPPYFKTGYITSPTHPGVGGRRVLNVPLLSCPVSGNSATVSAIGRFFMTVPADSDHLYAEFAGLADEQTLRTQVKLFP, encoded by the coding sequence ATGGCGACAAGCACGTTCAGCCGACGCAAATGTCGTGCGGGTCGACGAGGTTTCGAACGGATGGGACGTGAGAGCGGCGCCATCGCGATCATGCTGGCCGGAGCGCTGATCATGATGTGTGCGTTTTGCGGCCTGGCGCTGGAGCTTTCCCAAGTCTACAACCGCAGGATGGAACTGCAGACGGTAGCGGATACTGCCGCCGTGGCCGCCGCCTACGAGCTCGATGGCACGGCGGCCGGCATCACCAGGGCCGGACAAAAGGCATCTGCCCGGTTCACCGCATCCCCGCCAAGCCAATTGACCTATCAATATGGGAAGCAAACCATGGCTTGGACCGATACCGCGATCGAGTTCGGTACTTCGCCGAACGGGCCGTGGGTTCCGTATGCCAGCGCGGTGGCAAAAGCCAGTCCCAACGGCCTTCTCTACGTGAAAGTCGATACGGGGAACCTCGATACGACCTACGGCGCAGTGGACACCATGTTGATGCGGGTCGTGTCGACCTCGTTGGCAACGGTGAATGTCAGTGCGCGCGCTGTCGCGGGCCGCGTCGGGATCGGGGTCACGCCGCTGGGGATATGCACCATGCGCCCCGAGGCCAGCCGGAACCGAAGTGGCGAGCTCGAAGAATATGGCTTCCGGCGTGGCGTCGCCTACGATCTCATGCAGCTGAACTCCCAAGGTACGAGCGCCGGGCTGACGTACCTGATCAATCCGCTCTCGGGCCCGGGCGCGGGAGGCGCCGCCACGAGCGACATCGCCACGGTTGCGCCTTTCGTGTGTACCGGGACCCTGGGCATTGCGCGGGTCACGGGAGGGGCGCTCAGCGTCTCGACACCGTTCCCGCTGTCCGACCTGTACCTGCACCTGAATTCGCGATTCGACTCGTACAGCACGGCGGTCACTGCCCCGTGTACGCCCGATTCCGCACCGCCGGATACGAACGTCAAGGCTTACACGGCAAATACGATCACCTGGATGGCTGCGGCGCCAAGCGGGCAGGCCGCGGCACTATCGACAGTCGATGGCAAACGCTGGACAGTGGCGGGCCCGGATCCGACGCCAAGTGGAACGACCGCAGGCCAGTTCGGTGTCCTCTGGTCGTATGCGAAGGCTGTCAACTACGCGGCCTCCCCGCCATCGGGTGGTTACACGACCTTCAGTACCACGAATTGGAATACGTTGTACAACCCGGGGCGCCCGACCGCGTCGTCATACCCTTCTTCGCCCCCGTACTTCAAGACCGGATACATCACGTCGCCAACCCATCCGGGGGTAGGGGGCCGCAGGGTGCTGAACGTTCCACTGCTTTCCTGCCCGGTTTCCGGAAATTCGGCGACCGTAAGCGCCATCGGGCGCTTCTTCATGACGGTGCCTGCAGACAGTGACCACCTGTATGCGGAATTTGCCGGCCTGGCCGATGAACAAACTTTGCGCACTCAAGTAAAGCTCTTCCCATGA